From Rutidosis leptorrhynchoides isolate AG116_Rl617_1_P2 chromosome 3, CSIRO_AGI_Rlap_v1, whole genome shotgun sequence, a single genomic window includes:
- the LOC139902920 gene encoding nuclear pore complex protein NUP98A-like, with amino-acid sequence MFGSSNPFGQSSNNPFGQSSNNAFGSPSVFGQTNNANNNPFAQNPFGGTSSFGAQTGSSIFGGTSTGVFGTQASSPAPAFGSVTPAFGASSSPAFGAASSSFGGSSAFGQKPAFGGFGSTTPSTPFGSTFQQSQPAFGTSAFGSSAFGASSQPAFGTPSTPTFGSTTTPAFGSTTTPAFGSTNTPAFGATNTPAFGSTPTPTFGNTGSAFGVSSSPVFGSSTPAFGSSSTPAFGSSSTPAFGVSSTPAFGASPTPAFGATTTNQFNFGSSPAFGQSTSAFGSSSSPFGTSTSAFGSQSSPFGAQATTPAFGSPGFGQSSFGGQRGGSRVAPYSQTPETDGGTSTQAAGKLVSISAMPTYKEKSHEELRWEDYQLGDKGGPNPAGQSTGGMGFNTNNTQANPFSSTPAFSQPANPFSSTTSTNPFASKTSTFSTPGFGSSTPALGSSPFGTATSNPFGSTPSPAPSAFGSTPAPSAFGSTPAFGSTTSTSIFGTPNTSPFGSSSVFGATQAPVASSSFGSGLNFGNTQPSPLFQSTTPSLGQTSSPFGQTTSTFGQAAPAFGQSTQAFGQSSPFGGNMFSSTPSTSMGFNQPSLSTPFQSAQPTQTTGGFGFSAPAGGTSNILGQNNFAQQSANQSPALAQPQSITNPFGTLPAMPQMSIGRAGNAPSIQYGISSLPVVDKPAPMRISSVLTSRHLSQRRVRLPARKYNPENDGPKVSFFSDEEDTTSTPKADALFFPRENPRSLVIRPMEQSPRKASVEKLKSVSSPAQVNGEHTEFASTSHQNGHSAENGNGNHTENVIQKEHTTPIKSTQKTNGIHDDPKSDSYITLTGHRAGEAAIVYEHGADIEALMPKLRHSDYYTEPRVQELAAKERAEPGFCRRVNNFVVGRHNYGSIKFLGETDVRRLDLESLIQFNHREVIVYMDETKKPPIGQGLNKPAEVTLLNVKCLDKKTGRHFTEGPRVEKYIEMLKKKAEDQGAEFVSYDPIKGEWKFRVSHFSRYGLQDDDEDDSF; translated from the exons ATGTTTGGTTCTAGTAACC CATTTGGGCAGTCATCGAATAACCCATTTGGGCAGTCATCCAATAACGCATTTGGGTCTCCATCAGTTTTTGGTCAGACAAATAATGCAAATAACAATCCTTTTGCTCAAAACCCATTTGGTGGCACATCTTCTTTTGGTGCTCAAACAGGCAGTTCTATTTTTGGTGGCACTTCGACTGGTGTATTTGGTACCCAGGCTTCCTCACCAGCGCCTGCTTTTGGGAGTGTGACGCCTGCTTTTGGAGCTTCATCAAGCCCGGCCTTTGGTGCTGCATCTTCATCTTTTGGTG GTTCGTCTGCATTTGGGCAAAAGCCTGCATTTGGTGGCTTTGGATCCACAACTCCATCAACCCCTTTCGGAAGCACATTTCAGCAATCGCAACCTGCATTTGGAACCAGTGCATTTGGCTCTTCAGCGTTTGGAGCTTCAAGTCAACCCGCTTTTGGTACTCCTAGCACACCAACATTTGGGTCTACAACCACACCCGCATTTGGGTCTACAACCACACCCGCATTCGGTTCTACAAACACACCTGCATTTGGTGCCACTAACACACCCGCATTTGGTTCTACACCAACACCAACATTTGGAAACACGGGCTCTGCGTTTGGCGTTTCTAGCTCGCCTGTTTTTGGGTCAAGTACACCAGCATTTGGGTCATCAAGTACACCAGCATTTGGGTCATCAAGTACACCTGCATTTGGTGTCTCAAGTACTCCTGCATTTGGCGCTTCGCCTACCCCTGCTTTTGGTGCTACTACAACAAACCAGTTCAATTTTGGGTCAAGTCCTGCTTTTGGTCAATCAACGTCTGCATTTGGTAGCAGCAGCAGCCCATTCGGTACTTCCACCTCAGCCTTCGGGTCTCAAAGTTCACCCTTTG GAGCTCAGGCAACAACACCAGCGTTTGGGAGTCCCGGTTTTGGTCAATCATCTTTCGGTGGTCAACGTGGGGGAAGTCGAGTAGCCCCTTATTCTCAGACACCTGAAACAGATGGTGGTACTAGCACACAGGCTGCTGGGAAACTGGTGTCAATATCAGCGATGCCCACATATAAAGAAAAAAGTCATGAAGAACTTAGATGGGAAGACTATCAACTAGGAGATAAAG gGGGCCCAAATCCTGCAGGTCAGTCTACTGGTGGAATGGGCTTCAATACTAACAACACACAGGCAAACCCTTTTTCTTCGACGCCTGCATTTAGTCAGCCTGCAAATCCGTTTTCTTCCACTACATCTACCAACCCATTTGCCTCTAAGACATCAACTTTCAGTACTCCAGGTTTTGGGAGCTCAACTCCTGCCCTTGGTTCATCACCCTTTGGTACTGCAACATCTAATCCTTTTGGGTCAACACCATCACCAGCACCATCTGCATTTGGGTCAACACCAGCACCATCTGCATTTGGGTCAACTCCTGCTTTTGGGTCTACAACTTCTACTTCTATTTTTGGCACTCCCAATACATCACCTTTTGGATCATCGTCAGTATTTGGTGCAACTCAAGCCCCGGTAGCAAGTTCATCATTTGGAAGTGGCTTAAACTTTGGAAACACTCAACCGTCCCCATTGTTCCAGTCAACCACACCCTCTTTAGGACAAACAAGTTCTCCTTTCGGGCAGACCACCTCAACTTTTGGGCAAGCAGCCCCAGCCTTTGGGCAGAGTACTCAGGCATTTGGTCAATCAAGTCCATTTGGAGGAAACATGTTCTCAAGCACACCAAGTACAAGCATGGGATTTAATCAG CCATCCCTTTCAACGCCATTTCAATCCGCTCAACCAACTCAAACTACTGGTGGTTTTGGCTTTTCTGCACCAGCAG GTGGCACATCAAACATTCTCGGACAGAATAATTTTGCACAACA GTCAGCCAATCAGAGCCCTGCACTTGCACAACCTCAGTCTATTACAAATCCTTTTGGAACGCTGCCAGCAATGCCCCAAATGTCAATTGGTCGTGCGGGAAATGCACCTTCAATTCAATATGGAATCTCAAGCTTGCCA GTTGTTGACAAGCCTGCGCCAATGAGGATATCGTCTGTTTTGACTTCTCGACATCTTTCTCAAAGGCGGGTTAGGTTGCCAGCAAGAAAATATAACCCGGAAAACGATGGTCCAAAG GTTTCATTTTTCAGTGATGAGGAGGACACTACCAGTACCCCGAAGGCCGACGCTCTTTTCTTTCCCAGGGAGAATCCGAGATCTCTCGTGATTCGCCCCATGGAACAATCGCCCCGAAAAGCTTCTGTGGAGAAACTGAAATCTGTATCTTCTCCTGCACAAGTTAAT GGTGAACATACTGAGTTTGCTTCTACCAGTCATCAAAATGGTCACTCGGCAGAAAATGGGAACG GAAATCATACTGAAAACGTCATTCAGAAGGAACACACCACTCCTATCAAGTCGACCCAGAAAACAAATGGTATACACGACGATCCAAAATCAGACTCATACATTACTCTAACTGGTCACCGAGCCGGCGAGGCAGCAATCGTTTACGAACACGGGGCCGATATCGAGGCACTAATGCCCAAACTACGTCATTCAGATTACTACACCGAGCCTCGGGTCCAAGAATTAGCAGCCAAGGAGCGTGCAGAACCCGGTTTTTGTCGCCGTGTAAACAATTTTGTAGTCGGGCGTCATAATTATGGAAGCATAAAATTTCTTGGTGAAACAGATGTTAGACGGTTGGACCTTGAGTCTCTTATCCAATTTAATCATCGTGAAGTGATTGTTTATATGGACGAGACAAAGAAACCGCCCATTGGACAGGGTCTTAATAAGCCCGCTGAAGTCACACTTTTGAATGTTAAGTGTTTGGATAAAAAAACGGGACGACATTTCACTGAGGGACCTAGAGTTGAAAAATATATAGAGATGTTAAAAAAGAAAGCAGAGGACCAAGGTGCCGAGTTTGTTTCGTATGATCCGATTAAAGGGGAATGGAAGTTTCGGGTTAGCCATTTCAGTCGGTACGGACTCCAAGATGATGACGAGGATGACAGCTTTTAG